The following proteins come from a genomic window of Proteinivorax hydrogeniformans:
- the pepF gene encoding oligoendopeptidase F: MAKALPLRSEIDSKYKWQVEDIYESWDKWETDYRNVVINLKKFADFKGNLNDGKTLLECLQLRDELAEKLGKVFTFTSLKRDEDTSNTEHQNYYQKAESLYSQAMTATSFITPEILSLGEEKVTKLMEQEPKLKFYDFYLENILREAPHTLSIEEERLLSLSQELNNGPASVFGMFNNADIQFPLVTDENGEKVELSHGRYVKFLMSKDRRVRKEAFEAMYSTYEKFKNTLAANYSARIKGDIFYAKARKHNNSLDAALFPDNIPEAVYYNVVDTINKHIKSLHRYVSLKKKMLGLDKLHMYDVYTPLASNISMDIPYEEAKKMVLKGCEKLGDEYTSIMKKGLEEGWVDVYENKGKRSGAYSSGSYGTKPYILLNYDDTLNSTSTLAHELGHSIHSYLSQKNQPFTYSRYNIFAAEVASTVNEALLNDYLMKTNNDKEKRFYIINQYLEAIRGTVFRQSMFAEFELKAHELVEEGNPVTAEALQQLWIALNEKYFGPDAVIDEPISMEWARIPHFYRSYYVFKYVTGFSAATSIAEDILQDKPNAIENYMSFLKGGGSDYAMNLLKNAGVDMTEPDPIEKTIDVFNRLMDELEELI; this comes from the coding sequence ATGGCAAAAGCGTTACCTTTAAGAAGTGAAATTGACAGCAAGTATAAGTGGCAAGTTGAAGACATCTATGAAAGCTGGGATAAATGGGAGACCGACTACCGTAACGTAGTAATAAACCTTAAGAAATTTGCAGATTTTAAAGGCAACCTTAACGACGGAAAAACTTTATTAGAATGTCTTCAGCTTAGAGATGAACTAGCTGAAAAACTTGGTAAAGTATTTACCTTTACCAGCCTTAAGCGAGATGAAGACACTTCTAATACTGAGCATCAAAATTACTATCAAAAGGCGGAAAGCTTATATTCCCAGGCCATGACCGCCACGTCCTTTATAACTCCTGAAATATTATCCTTAGGCGAAGAAAAAGTTACCAAGCTTATGGAGCAGGAGCCAAAACTTAAGTTTTATGATTTTTACTTAGAAAATATTCTTAGAGAAGCGCCGCACACTCTTTCAATTGAAGAAGAAAGGTTGCTATCCCTTTCACAAGAGCTTAACAACGGACCTGCTTCAGTTTTTGGAATGTTTAACAACGCTGACATTCAGTTCCCATTAGTAACAGATGAAAATGGCGAAAAAGTGGAGCTTTCTCACGGTAGATATGTTAAGTTTTTGATGTCAAAAGATCGCAGAGTGCGTAAAGAAGCTTTTGAAGCAATGTACTCAACATATGAAAAGTTTAAAAATACTTTGGCTGCTAACTATAGCGCTAGAATAAAGGGAGATATTTTCTATGCTAAGGCTAGAAAACACAACAACTCTTTAGACGCTGCACTCTTCCCTGATAACATACCTGAAGCTGTCTATTATAATGTGGTAGACACCATTAACAAACACATAAAATCGTTGCACCGCTATGTATCTTTAAAAAAGAAGATGTTAGGATTAGACAAACTACATATGTATGATGTTTATACTCCTTTAGCTAGCAATATATCCATGGACATACCATATGAAGAGGCTAAAAAGATGGTATTAAAAGGTTGTGAAAAGCTAGGCGATGAGTACACCTCTATTATGAAAAAAGGGTTAGAAGAAGGCTGGGTAGATGTATACGAAAACAAAGGCAAAAGGAGTGGGGCATACTCTTCAGGCTCTTATGGAACCAAACCATATATACTACTTAACTACGATGACACACTTAATTCAACTTCTACATTAGCGCATGAGCTGGGGCACTCCATTCACAGTTATCTATCGCAAAAGAACCAACCATTTACCTACTCTCGTTATAATATTTTTGCCGCTGAGGTTGCTTCAACGGTCAACGAAGCGCTTTTAAACGACTATCTTATGAAAACAAACAACGATAAAGAAAAGAGATTTTATATAATTAACCAATACTTAGAAGCAATCAGGGGAACGGTTTTCCGCCAGTCTATGTTTGCTGAATTTGAGCTTAAAGCCCATGAACTAGTTGAAGAAGGTAACCCTGTTACAGCAGAGGCGCTACAACAACTTTGGATAGCTCTTAACGAGAAGTACTTTGGGCCAGATGCTGTGATCGATGAACCGATTAGCATGGAATGGGCAAGAATTCCCCATTTTTACAGAAGCTATTATGTGTTTAAATATGTAACAGGATTTTCTGCAGCTACTTCTATAGCTGAGGACATTTTACAAGATAAACCAAACGCCATAGAAAACTACATGTCATTTTTAAAAGGTGGCGGCAGCGATTATGCCATGAACCTACTGAAAAATGCAGGAGTTGATATGACAGAACCAGACCCTATCGAAAAGACTATAGATGTATTTAACAGATTGATGGATGAGCTAGAAGAGCTAATATAA
- a CDS encoding IS3 family transposase — protein sequence MKSGECFLKKAEGFRKGESLNRVRQENKYIVIKELNEEDNFPIILLCEVAGVTRSAYYKWLDKKKTDLEVENEQIMEDLILLYNGFKGVYGYRVLKLYLDRIYQKKINHKRVHRLMKVAGLKSITRRKKKRYGKSKPEHIAENILKRNFKADKVNEKWVTDITEFKYGNKKAYLSAILDLYDNSIVSYVVSHSNNNQLVFQTLDKALIKSPGATPLLHSDRGFQYTSNGFKQKIKAANITQSMSRAGNCLDNAPIESFFGKLKVEKYYLEGNYQTFKELKDAIDEYIHFYNHTRLQKKLSGLSPIEYRYQYQLTA from the coding sequence ATTAAGAGCGGAGAATGCTTTCTTAAAAAAGCTGAAGGCTTTAGAAAGGGGGAATCTTTAAATAGAGTAAGACAAGAAAACAAATATATTGTTATTAAAGAATTGAATGAGGAAGACAATTTTCCAATAATATTGCTATGCGAGGTAGCTGGTGTTACTCGCTCTGCTTATTATAAATGGCTAGACAAGAAAAAAACTGATTTAGAAGTAGAAAACGAACAAATTATGGAAGATCTGATTTTACTCTATAATGGTTTTAAAGGTGTTTATGGTTATAGAGTGTTAAAGTTGTACCTAGACCGTATATATCAAAAGAAGATAAACCATAAAAGAGTTCATCGCCTAATGAAAGTTGCAGGTCTAAAATCAATTACCCGAAGAAAAAAGAAACGCTATGGTAAATCTAAACCAGAACACATAGCGGAAAACATATTAAAACGTAACTTCAAAGCAGATAAGGTAAATGAAAAATGGGTAACAGATATTACAGAGTTTAAATATGGCAACAAAAAAGCTTATTTAAGTGCTATTTTAGACTTGTACGATAACTCCATTGTTTCATATGTTGTAAGCCACTCTAATAATAATCAGCTAGTATTTCAGACCTTAGATAAGGCTTTGATAAAATCACCTGGAGCGACTCCTTTACTCCATAGTGACCGTGGTTTCCAGTATACCTCCAATGGATTTAAACAAAAAATAAAGGCTGCAAATATAACACAGAGTATGTCAAGAGCAGGAAACTGCCTTGATAATGCACCAATAGAAAGTTTTTTTGGTAAGCTAAAGGTCGAAAAGTATTACTTAGAGGGCAACTATCAAACATTTAAAGAGTTAAAAGATGCAATAGACGAGTATATCCACTTCTATAACCATACCAGGCTACAGAAAAAGCTGAGCGGATTAAGTCCAATAGAATATCGATATCAATATCAGTTAACTGCTTAA
- a CDS encoding DUF503 family protein: MRVLYLEMDFLIYQCESLKVKRNISNSLAEKLRNKFNVSVAQKHFPEQKNKFMLGICSVSINLQQLDKLRQRVINYIDNSEHEVEISSINHEIL, translated from the coding sequence ATGAGGGTGTTATATTTAGAAATGGATTTTCTTATTTACCAGTGCGAGAGTTTAAAGGTTAAGCGTAATATTAGTAACAGTTTAGCTGAAAAGCTTCGGAATAAGTTTAATGTGTCGGTGGCGCAAAAGCATTTTCCTGAGCAAAAAAACAAATTTATGCTTGGAATTTGCAGTGTTTCGATAAATTTGCAACAATTGGATAAGCTAAGACAGAGAGTAATTAACTATATTGACAATAGCGAGCATGAGGTAGAGATTAGCTCCATAAATCATGAAATACTGTAA
- a CDS encoding helix-turn-helix domain-containing protein, whose translation MNTKNKYSAKERYHIIQEYKNGDSPKTSIAYKYNINRGTISEWLDKFSRLGIEGLADCKAPVEYSKKVKENAIKEYLSGEHTLRFLAKKYGITDHSVLRKWVKKYNGHRKLNSVTEMEGMDCSMSKRKSVEDKVKIVLFCIENDYNYELTAKTYQVSYQQVYQWVRKYNSGNKDALKDGRGRKKSEEELTATEKAKLEMEKIKRENEKLRAENAFLKKLKALERGNL comes from the coding sequence TTGAACACTAAAAATAAATACAGTGCCAAAGAAAGGTATCATATCATACAGGAATACAAAAACGGAGATAGTCCAAAAACTAGCATTGCTTACAAATATAATATTAATAGAGGGACTATAAGCGAGTGGTTAGATAAGTTCTCAAGGCTTGGTATAGAAGGACTTGCCGATTGTAAAGCGCCAGTCGAGTATTCTAAAAAAGTAAAGGAAAATGCTATTAAAGAATATTTATCAGGTGAACATACTTTAAGATTTTTAGCAAAAAAATATGGAATTACTGATCATAGTGTTTTACGTAAGTGGGTAAAAAAGTATAATGGACATAGAAAATTAAATTCAGTAACAGAAATGGAAGGGATGGATTGCTCTATGTCTAAACGAAAATCTGTTGAAGATAAAGTTAAAATAGTATTATTTTGCATTGAAAACGATTATAACTATGAACTTACTGCTAAAACTTATCAGGTCTCCTACCAGCAAGTTTATCAGTGGGTTAGAAAATACAACTCCGGTAACAAGGATGCATTAAAGGATGGACGTGGTCGTAAGAAAAGCGAAGAAGAACTCACAGCAACAGAAAAAGCTAAACTTGAAATGGAGAAAATAAAAAGAGAAAACGAAAAATTAAGAGCGGAGAATGCTTTCTTAAAAAAGCTGAAGGCTTTAGAAAGGGGGAATCTTTAA
- a CDS encoding endospore germination permease, whose product MKRHEKRKISQFEWYAILIGAMVGVGVTTLPREVTAEAGRDGWISITIAALVVLIYSQICIYYAKMFPDKTLAQSSVLVLGKYLGSAVIILYALYTFITAAAVLRMFMELVYIYIQITVPLILILFINLAIIVYLSRCGLGTLSRFTIVIMFATGPLFFLFFQPAFAGEYVNLLPVLEWGVMPPLIATQEAVLAFLGIELILIFYPYINNKKSFSRVTTLAIGSVWFIYASITAVVVLMMGVEQVELIYWPFLEHMKLVEMEIFERLDTLFIYMWTSKIVLVAGIQYFAGTFSLAHLTNKDYHDIWSLACWPIVLVAAWYPDSTPQVEELAGTTALYGGILIVAIPIILIIVAKIRGVKNE is encoded by the coding sequence ATGAAAAGACACGAAAAAAGAAAGATTAGTCAGTTTGAGTGGTACGCAATTCTGATAGGGGCTATGGTTGGGGTTGGGGTTACAACTTTGCCGCGGGAAGTTACGGCAGAAGCCGGAAGGGACGGGTGGATTAGCATAACCATAGCTGCCTTAGTGGTTCTTATCTACAGCCAAATTTGCATCTACTATGCTAAAATGTTTCCTGACAAAACCCTAGCTCAATCTAGTGTGTTGGTGCTAGGTAAATACCTAGGATCAGCTGTCATAATCTTGTATGCACTTTACACCTTTATTACTGCCGCAGCAGTTTTAAGAATGTTTATGGAGTTAGTGTATATTTACATTCAGATTACTGTCCCTCTAATACTCATCTTGTTTATCAACTTAGCCATAATAGTATATCTTAGCCGCTGTGGGTTAGGTACACTGAGCCGTTTTACCATAGTAATAATGTTTGCCACAGGTCCGCTTTTTTTTCTTTTTTTTCAGCCAGCTTTTGCAGGCGAGTATGTAAATCTATTGCCGGTGTTAGAATGGGGAGTTATGCCCCCTTTAATCGCAACTCAAGAGGCTGTTTTAGCTTTTTTAGGAATAGAGCTGATATTGATTTTCTACCCATATATAAACAATAAAAAAAGCTTTAGCAGGGTTACAACTTTAGCTATCGGTTCAGTATGGTTTATATATGCATCCATAACCGCTGTGGTAGTTTTGATGATGGGAGTAGAGCAGGTGGAGCTTATATATTGGCCCTTTTTAGAGCACATGAAGCTTGTTGAGATGGAAATATTTGAAAGGCTAGACACCTTGTTTATTTACATGTGGACTTCTAAAATTGTGCTGGTAGCAGGAATTCAATATTTTGCCGGAACCTTTTCGCTGGCCCACCTAACTAACAAAGACTATCATGACATTTGGTCGCTAGCGTGTTGGCCTATTGTGTTAGTAGCTGCTTGGTACCCTGACAGCACTCCGCAGGTTGAGGAATTAGCAGGTACTACTGCGTTATATGGAGGAATTTTGATAGTAGCTATACCGATTATATTAATAATAGTTGCCAAGATAAGGGGCGTGAAAAATGAGTAA
- a CDS encoding spore germination protein has protein sequence MKRAIKKLIRKVSPPKSMTQSMNNSSNGKKVYSSLKKNHDYLKNLFKDCDDIDFRKIKIADSSITVLIVYVDGLAAQETIGADIVKSLTVLAPKSKDMRYSKQNIHDSLLSTAQAEEQDDFDNVVESLLGGEALVFVDGINGAFSIDIRSWEGRSVEEPSNEQTIRGPREGFTETLRFNTALIRRRLKNNDLKMKHFKVGRQSKTDVVITYFASIADDTVVREVEERIKKIDIDGVLESSYIEELIEERTISIFPQILNTERPDRAVGHLLEGKVVILVDNTPFALVLPVTLAQFFHSPEDHYNRYIYTFITRIFRFAGFFLATCLPAIYVILTSFRYEMIPIDIIFSIAETREELPFTPFMEALLLEVIVEFLREATLRLPGPIGQTIGIVGALVIGEAAVQARLISPILVIFTATTMLGSFAIPNYNMASSVRLLRFPLLFASGLLGGFGFVLTWMVIFIHICNLQSFGVPFLQPFSPLKLSEQRDNIFRAPIRWMRRRPVQTAKTENLRRQIGVENDDEKTRKKKD, from the coding sequence ATGAAAAGAGCGATAAAAAAGTTAATACGAAAAGTGTCTCCACCAAAGTCTATGACTCAATCAATGAACAATAGCAGTAACGGTAAAAAAGTATACAGCTCGCTTAAAAAAAATCATGATTATTTAAAGAACCTTTTTAAAGATTGTGACGACATAGACTTTCGAAAGATAAAAATTGCCGACTCTTCCATAACTGTGTTAATAGTTTACGTCGATGGATTAGCTGCCCAAGAGACCATTGGCGCAGATATTGTCAAATCCCTCACTGTATTAGCACCTAAATCTAAGGACATGAGATACTCCAAACAAAATATACATGACAGCCTGTTAAGCACCGCCCAAGCAGAGGAACAAGATGACTTTGACAATGTAGTGGAGTCCTTATTAGGTGGAGAGGCACTGGTATTTGTAGATGGGATAAATGGCGCCTTTTCAATTGATATCAGAAGTTGGGAAGGGCGGTCGGTGGAAGAGCCCAGTAACGAACAAACTATTAGGGGACCTAGAGAGGGATTTACTGAAACTCTTAGATTTAACACAGCTCTAATCAGAAGAAGACTTAAAAATAATGATCTTAAGATGAAGCACTTTAAGGTGGGGCGACAAAGTAAAACTGATGTAGTAATAACTTATTTTGCCAGCATCGCAGATGACACAGTAGTTCGGGAAGTGGAAGAGCGGATAAAAAAGATAGATATAGACGGAGTGCTAGAAAGTAGCTATATTGAGGAGTTAATAGAAGAACGGACCATATCTATTTTTCCGCAAATATTAAATACTGAACGTCCAGATAGGGCGGTTGGCCACCTACTTGAAGGCAAGGTGGTAATACTTGTGGACAACACCCCTTTTGCTTTAGTACTTCCCGTGACCTTAGCCCAATTTTTTCATTCTCCCGAGGATCATTATAACCGGTATATCTACACTTTTATAACTCGAATATTTCGTTTTGCAGGCTTTTTTCTAGCTACCTGCCTGCCTGCAATATATGTGATTTTGACAAGCTTCCGGTATGAGATGATACCCATAGATATTATCTTTTCTATAGCGGAAACAAGAGAGGAGCTTCCCTTTACTCCATTTATGGAGGCTTTACTATTAGAGGTAATCGTGGAGTTTTTGAGGGAGGCTACTTTAAGGCTACCCGGACCAATTGGTCAAACAATTGGTATAGTGGGAGCTCTTGTAATAGGAGAGGCTGCTGTTCAGGCTAGGTTAATTAGCCCTATTTTAGTTATATTTACCGCCACAACTATGTTGGGTAGTTTTGCAATACCCAACTACAACATGGCCTCTTCTGTTAGATTGCTTAGGTTTCCTTTGCTTTTTGCTTCGGGGCTTTTAGGTGGATTTGGTTTTGTTCTTACTTGGATGGTTATCTTTATCCATATTTGTAATCTTCAAAGCTTCGGAGTGCCTTTTTTACAACCTTTCTCACCCTTAAAGCTTTCTGAGCAACGGGACAATATTTTTAGGGCCCCTATTAGATGGATGAGAAGGCGACCGGTTCAAACTGCAAAAACTGAAAATTTAAGGCGGCAGATAGGAGTGGAAAACGACGATGAAAAGACACGAAAAAAGAAAGATTAG